In Drosophila bipectinata strain 14024-0381.07 chromosome 2R, DbipHiC1v2, whole genome shotgun sequence, one genomic interval encodes:
- the Or59c gene encoding putative odorant receptor 59c translates to MPLFERLEPAPLSQRVTSLDACVYFYRTAFVMGWLPPKHPAWQRRIYSLWTGTTMLLGLIYLPLGLSLTYVVHFDKFTPNEFLTSLQVDFNCIGNVIKATMTFSQMWRMRKMNELIAPLDERCATPAQRQLLHDMVAWVNRIMVFFLAMYLGFSTLNLFTSVFAGKAPWQLYNPLIDWRQGVWQLWVASFMEYFVVCIGVMQELLSDTYAIVFIALFRGHLAILRDRIKNLRNDSELSEEENYKQLVACIKDHRTIVQCSEVIRPLLSTTIFAQFMLVGIVLGLAAFNILFFPNTFWMILANVSFILAICTETFPCCMLCEYIIEDCSNLTNALFHSNWSTANRRYKSALIYFLHRAQQPIEFKAGAIFPISVQSNITVAKFAFSIITVVKQMNLGEKFLNNRASGEQEL, encoded by the exons ATGCCGCTCTTCGAAAGACTGGAACCAGCTCCTTTAAGCCAAAGGGTCACATCTCTGGATGCCTGTGTCTACTTTTATCGGACGGCCTTTGTGATGGGCTGGCTGCCGCCTAAGCACCCAGCCTGGCAGCGAAGGATCTACTCTTTGTGGACGGGAACCACAATGCTGTTGGGACTGATCTACCTGCCGCTGGGCCTGTCCCTCACCTACGTGGTGCACTTTGATAAGTTCACGCCTAACGAGTTCCTCACCTCCCTGCAGGTGGATTTCAACTGCATAGGGAATGTGATAAAGGCCACCATGACCTTCAGCCAGATGTGGCGGATGCGGAAAATGAACGAACTGATTGCTCCATTGGACGAGAGATGTGCTACCCCGGCTCAGCGCCAGTTACTGCACGATATGGTGGCCTGGGTGAATCGCATAATGGTCTTCTTTCTGGCCATGTACCTGGGCTTCAGTACCCTCAACCTGTTCACGTCGGTTTTTGCCGGGAAAGCGCCCTGGCAGTTGTACAATCCTTTGATAGACTGGCGCCAGGGAGTATGGCAACTTTGGGTGGCGTCCTTTATGGAATACTTTGTGGTGTGCATTGGAGTGATGCAGGAATTATTATCTGATACATATGCCATTGTATTCATTGCTTTGTTTCGCGGACACCTGGCCATTCTCAGGGATAGAATCAAGAATCTGCGAAATGACTCTGAACTCAGCGAGGAGGAAAACTACAAACAGCTGGTGGCCTGTATCAAGGATCATCGTACTATTGTGCA ATGCTCTGAGGTAATACGTCCCTTGCTCTCGACCACAATCTTTGCCCAATTCATGTTGGTTGGCATTGTCCTGGGCCTGGCCGCCTTCAACATCCTGTTCTTTCCCAACACCTTCTGGATGATCCTGGCGAATGTCTCTTTCATCCTGGCCATTTGCACCGAAACCTTTCCCTGCTGCATGCTCTGCGAATACATCATCGAGGACTGCTCCAATCTCACCAACGCCCTGTTCCACTCGAACTGGTCGACTGCCAACAGGCGCTATAAATCGgccttgatttattttttgcatcgCGCCCAGCAGCCCATCGAATTCAAGGCTGGTGCTATTTTCCCCATTTCGGTTCAGAGCAACATCACGGTGGCCAAGTTCGCCTTCAGCATCATAACAGTGGTCAAGCAGATGAATCTCGGCGAAAAGTTTCTCAACAACAGGGCCAGTGGTGAGCAGGAGCTATAG
- the Or59b gene encoding odorant receptor 59b has translation MVVFELINAAPLTEKVQSRQANVYLYRAMWLIGWIPPKKGILRYVYLFWTCVPFAFGVFYLPVGFIISYVKEFKNFTPGEFLTSLQVCINVYGASVKSTITYIFLWRLRKTEMILDVLDKRLQNDSDRQKIHNMVARCNYAFLIYSFIYCGYAGSTFLSYALSGRPPWSVYNPFVDWRDGFVSLWIQAIFEYITMSFAVLQDQLSDTYPLMFTIIFRAHMDVLKDHVRNLRTDPERSEADNYQDLVNCVIDHKMILRCCDMIRPIISRTIFVQFALIGSVLGLTLINVFFFSNFWKGVASFLFVITILLQTFPFCYTCNLLIDDADDLANTIFQSNWVDAEPRYRATLVHFMHHVQQPIIFIAGGIFPISMNSNISVAKFAFSIITIVRQMNLADQFQ, from the exons ATGGTCGTGTTCGAGCTAATCAATGCGGCTCCGCTCACCGAGAAGGTGCAATCGCGGCAGGCGAATGTCTATCTGTACCGGGCCATGTGGCTGATCGGATGGATTCCGCCGAAGAAGGGCATCCTCCGGTATGTGTATCTCTTCTGGACCTGTGTACCATTCGCTTTCGGAGTGTTCTACCTCCCGGTGGGCTTCATCATCAGCTACGTAAAGGAGTTCAAGAACTTCACTCCCGGCGAGTTTCTCACCTCGCTCCAGGTGTGCATCAATGTGTACGGCGCTTCGGTCAAGTCCACGATAACCTACATATTCCTCTGGCGGCTGAGAAAAACGGAAATGATCCTGGACGTTCTGGACAAGAGGCTGCAGAACGACAGCGATCGTCAGAAGATCCACAATATGGTGGCGCGGTGCAACTATGCATTTCTTATCTATAGTTTCATCTACTGTGGCTATGCAGGATCCACCTTTCTGTCCTACGCCCTGAGTGGTCGTCCTCCCTGGTCGGTTTACAATCCGTTCGTCGACTGGCGCGATGGTTTCGTCAGCCTATGGATTCAGGCCATCTTTGAGTATATTACCATGTCCTTTGCGGTGCTTCAGGATCAGCTATCGGACACCTATCCCCTCATGTTCACCATTATTTTTCGCGCCCACATGGATGTCCTCAAGGATCATGTGAGGAATCTCCGGACGGATCCAGAGCGTAGCGAGGCGGATAACTATCAAGATTTGGTCAACTGTGTTATCGATCACAAGATGATTTTAAG GTGCTGCGACATGATACGACCTATAATTTCCCGCACCATCTTCGTCCAGTTCGCGCTGATTGGCTCCGTTTTGGGACTGACCCTGATTaatgttttcttcttttcGAACTTCTGGAAGGGCGTGGCCTCCTTCCTGTTCGTCATCACCATCCTGCTTCAGACCTTTCCCTTCTGCTACACCTGCAACCTGCTCATCGACGATGCCGACGATTTGGCCAACACCATTTTCCAGTCCAACTGGGTGGACGCAGAGCCACGATACAGAGCCACATTGGTCCACTTTATGCATCATGTCCAGCAACCGATTATTTTCATAGCCGGCGGCATATTTCCCATTTCAATGAACAGCAATATAAGC GTGGCCAAGTTTGCTTTCAGCATCATCACAATAGTCCGGCAAATGAATTTGGCCGACCAGTTTCAGTGA